The sequence below is a genomic window from Haloferax mediterranei ATCC 33500.
ACGGAAATTGCGAACCCGTTGCAACTCAACCGCATCATGGAGCGCAACCTCACCGACCTCTCCGGCGGTGAGCGCCAGCGCGTCGCTATCGCCGCGTGTCTCTCGCAGAACGCCGACCTCTACCTGCTCGACGAACCGTCGGCCCACCTCGACGTCGAACAGCGCGTGCAGGCCACGTCGGCCATTCGCCGCTACGCCGAGAACCACGACGCGACGGTCATGGTCATCGACCACGACATCTACATGATGGACCTGCTGGCGGACCGCCTGATGGTCTTCGACGGCGAACCGTCTATCGAGGGGCACGCTTCGAAGCCACAGGAGATGCGAAACGGCATGAACGACTTCCTGTCGGACCTCGACATCACGTTCCGCCGCGACGAGCGCACTTCGCGCCCGCGCATCAACAAGCCCGAATCACAACTCGACCGCGAGCAGAAGCGCTCCGGCGAGTACTACTACGCCGAATAGTCGGACTCGTCGTCCGCGATGCGGACGACCCAGCGTTTCCGTTTTCCGGTCCACCGCTCTCGTCAGTTACGTTCACAGACACCTCTTCGTCAGTTACGTCCCCGACGGCCATCGCGTCGGTCACACCCGTGTCACTGGCATGCCTTTGGCGCTCACGCACCAAGGGTCGGTCATGACTGACACCGCTACCGAGACGCCGGCACTCACGGATGCGACTCACCCCGGCCGGGTCGCACTCCGTGTCGGGTCACTTGACCGCGTTGTCCCGTTTTACCGGGACGTGGTTGGCCTCGCAGTCGAACGCTATGGGTCCCGCGCCGTGCTCTCGGCCGGAAACACACCCCTTGTCGTCCTGAACGAAGCTCCGGACGCACCGCCCCGCGCCGGAGACCAGGCCGGGTTGTTCCACCTCGCTATCCGTGTTCCCGACCGGGGTGCACTCGGCGATGTACTCGACCGCATCCGCGACGGTGCGACCCTCTCGGGTGCGTCAGACCACCTCGTGAGCGAGGCGCTCTACCTCCGCGACCCCGAAGGCAACGGGGTCGAAATCTACCGCGACCGTCCGCGCGAGGAGTGGCCGACGAAAGACGACGGCCGCGTGAAGATGGACACGCTTCCGCTCGACCTCGATTCGGTGCTGGCGGACGCACACGGCGACGACCGTGCTCCCGTCGGAACCGACCTCGGACACGTCCACCTCGAAGTAACCGACCTTGGCCGCGCCCTCGACTTCTACGTCGATGCGCTCGGGATGAACCTCCGCGATGACGGGTACCCGAATGCCGCGTTCGTCGCTGCCGGCGGATACCACCACCACGTCGGCTTGAACCGGTGGAACGACCGGCGCGCACCCGCGGGTGAGAGTCACGGTATCCAGTGGTTCGAAGTCGTCGTTCCCGACGCCGAGACACTCACCGCGGTCCGCGATTCGTTGGAAGAACACGGGTACGCAGTCGAGGGTGACGGCGACTCGCTTTCCGTCTCTGACCCGGACGGGATTGGTGTCCGCGTGGCACTCGAACCGTAATCCGTCGTTATCACGGAAGGAACCATTTTGTCACTGGTCCACCAAGTGTGTGGCATGATACCTGATGGCTCAGGTGATCGCCGGAACGGCCTCAAACTCCGAAGCCCGGCGTTTGACAAGGGGAGTTCGATTCCCCGGAAATACGGCTACACGAACCAGAACGTAAGTCCTCCGCTCCAAATCAGCGGCGTCCCGTCGGATACAGCGTCACTGGCGCTCGTGATGGACGACCCCGACGCGGTGAAGCCGGCGGGGAAGGTGTGGGACCACTGGGTCGTCTGGAATATCGACCCCGAGACTACCGACATCGCCGAGGGAGAGTCACCAACGGGTGCGACCGAAGGGAAAAACAGCTACGGTGAACGCGGATACGGCGGTCCCAACCCGCCGGACGGAGAACACACCTACCGGTTCCTCCTGTACGCGCTCGATACCACGCTTGACCTCAGCGCGGGTGCGACGAAAGCGGACCTGAAGACGGCGATTTCGGGGCACGTGCTCGCCGAGACGCAGTTGACCGGAACGTACGCGCCGTGAGTCGGTCGCACGAGCGAGCACGAACTATTCGACTCGTTCGACGACCGCGCTCTCACCTTCGTCTCGCACATCGACCTCGTAGCCGAAGGCTCGAATCACGTCGAGATTCGTCCGGACGTGTTCGGTTACTTCGGGAATCCGAACGCGTCCACCCACGAGGGCGACCCAGACGAGCAGTTGGTCGGCCATATGATGGTCGACGGGTGCGTCGCCGCGGTACCAGTCGAGAAACGATTCGGCCGCTTTTTCTCCGACCGCCTCGGCCGGGACGCCGCGTTCGCCGTAAGCGTCAAAGCCAGCTACGATGTCGCCAGACCGCGCAACGACGACCACTGCCGTTCCGGGTGACGTACTTTCGACGGCGGAGACGGACGACCGAACCGGGGCTTCGATGTCCGCCCCGGCCAGTGCGTCTCGGACGCCTTCGACCTGCCGCTCCCCGACAGATGCGTCGGAAAGTGCCTCGCTGGCGACCGAGTAGACGTGTATCTCATCGAGTTGCGGGCAGTGGAGCAGGTCCAGCGACTTCGGCTTCGCCGGGTTAATTCGAACGGCGAGTTTGCCGCCGCCAGCAGGGTAGAACCCGCGTCGAGAGACGTTCACATCGAAGTCGACGCCGAACGTCGAACACAGCGGACGCTTCACGTGTCGAAGGTAGTCCGTCGGCGGCGACCACCGAACGTCGGTCCCGCCGGTGACAGTGAGAGAAAGTGGGTCGTCGAGTGCGACAGCGACGGGCAGCAGTGTCTCACAGACGAGCGTCGTACTCCCCGCAGTTCCGACCGACGCTTCGACCGGGTCGGCGCGAATCCCGTCGGGCGAAAATTGGAGCCTCGAAGACCCCTCGTATTCCCCGTCAACGTCGGCGTTGGCGACGGAACCGGCGACAGAGACGCACGCGACGTGTTGTGGCCTGAGTCCGGGTGTCGAGCGATTCCCACGGATGTTGTCCATCTCGAACGACTCGCCAGTGACGAGCGAGAGCGAAAGCGCCGTTCGGAGCAGTTGGCCGCCGCCTGCGGCACCGTCGAGCCGGTGCATTCAGCGGACGACGGTAACCGGACAGGGTGAGCGTTCGACCAACTCCTTGGCGACGCTGCCGACGAGACCTTCGTACTGTTTCGAGAGGCCGCGATGGCCGACGAAGATTCCGTCAGCGTCCACGTCGTCGACGTAGGATGGAAGCGCCTCGACGGGGTCGCCGTAGAGGAGTTCAGTGGTCGTCTCGACGCCCGCCTCGGTGGCGTGCGCTTCGGCCTCTTCGAGAACGCTTCCGGCCCGCGTTTCGGCGTCTTCGAGACTTTCGGCGACGATTCGGTCGCCGGTGCCTGCGACACCCACAACTGGCTCTTCGCCCCCTTCGACGAGGACGCGCGGTTCGACCGAATGGACGATTGTGACCGCCGCACCTTGCGGTTCGGCCATGGTGAGCGCGTAGTCGAGCGCCCGGTCTGCGGCCTCGGACCCGTCTACTGCAACGACGAAGTGCATGTTCGAATACACGTGCTCCGACGAGAAAAAGGGGGGAGGAAGCTATCGTGCCCGGAGAATTAGTGGACGAGTCGACTGCAGGTCCCACAGAGGTTCTCTTCTTTTACGTCCACTTCGCGGACGGTCGGTGAGAACGACATGACGCACTTGTTGTTGTCGCAGTGTTCGAGACCGAGGGTGTGTCCAATTTCGTGGACGACCTCTTTGCGGATTCGGTCCGAGAGAACCTCTTCGGCGGGCTTGTTCGTGATGCCGCCATCAGTAGAGGTCTGTAGGCGGTGCGTGGAGATGACAGAACCATTACCATTGAGATAGGCGAGACCGAAGACGTAGTTTCGGCGACGGTAGTAGAGGTCCTTCGCCGTGATGCCGATGTTTTTCTCGCCGCGACCGACGCGACTCGCGAGTTCGATAAACTGCTCTGCACGGTACTGATTCCGGCTTCTATCGAACGCACCTTCCGGAATTGCCTGGTTCGACTGTACGGTCACATCACAATCGTAGACGGACCGAAGCCCGGCAGAGGCCTCCCGCTTCACCGAAGCAGAAATATCCCCGATAGGCACGATATCGACAAGCATGCGAGGGATTAAGCGGGGGCGCGCCATAAATATCCCGACGTGAGAGACTCGTTGCGTGACGCTCTCGTAACACGATTGATGGGTTACGAGCGGGTGGTCGAAGTCGGCATCGGACGCAAACCAGCAGTGGCGGCCGAACTCGCCGAACACGGCGTCGAAGTCGTCGCCGTCGACGTTCACGACTTCCCCGTCCCTGAGGACGTCCAATTCGTCCACGACGACGTGTTTGCCCGTGTAGATTCGAGCGAACCCGGCCCCTACGAAGCTGTGGACGCTATTTATGCGCTCAATATCCCCGTCGAGTTGCACCGACCGACCGCCCGTATCGCCCGCCGCGTCGGTGCCGACTTCCTCTTTACGACGCTCGGGTACGACGAACCGTCGATTCCCGTCTCCCGCGAGTCACTGCCCGGTGATACTTTGTTCGTCGCCGACGACAGCGCACGGGATCGAGGTCGGGGTCGGGGTCTCGACCGTAGCCAAGAGTAAGGCACTTCCCTTCTCGTTACACGGTTCCAGTATGCACGCGGACGTTGTCGTTCTCGATATCGACGGAGTGCTCGTGGATGTCGCCGACTCCTACCGGCGCGCCATCGTCGAGTCGGTGGAGCGACACTACGGCACGACCATCTCCCGAGACGACGTTCAACTGTTCAAGGACGCCGGCGGGTTCAACAACGACTGGGAACTGACCTACGCGGCGGCCCTGTACGTACTCACGGCCCGCGAGACGGGCCACTCGCTCGCCGAGTTCACCGACGAAATCGCCACCCGCGGCGGCGGCCTCGACGCTGCGGAGGCTGTCGTCGAATCGGCTCTCGACGACCCTTCTGTCGTCTTCGACGAGTGGGACACCGAAGCGCTCCGAGAGACGTTTCAGGCGCTCTACCTTGGCGGGGACCTCTACCGTGACCTCGAAGGCGGTGAGCCACCATTCGAGGCGTCCGGCTACATCCACGACGAGCCCGTGATTCTCCGCCAAGAGACGCTGAACGCCTTCGGCGACCGGGAAATCGGCGTCGTCACCGGTCGTCCCTCGGCCGAGGCCGATATTGCGCTCGACCGCGTCGACCTCGATGTGGACGATGACCACCGATTCACGATGGACGACTGGGAGGAAGGAAAGCCCCACCCGGCCGCCCTCGTGACTGTCGCCGAACGACTCGGCGCGGAGTCAGTCGTCTTCGTCGGCGACACCCTCGACGACGTAAAGACGGCGCTGAACGCCGACGCAGCAGACCCCGAACGCGTCTACTACGGCGTCGGCGTTCTCTCCGGCGGTCTGAGCGGCGACGAGGGACGACAGAAGTTCTCCGAAATCGGCGCGTCGGCGGTCGTCGAGGACGTAAACGAGGTTCCGGGACTTCTCGACTGATGAGGTTGCTCTGATGGCTTACTTGATGGAGGACTACTGATGGGCCACTTCCGCGCGTTCCTCGTCACACTCCTCGCGCTCGACGCCGTCGTGTTCGTCGTCGGGTCGTTCCTGCTCCCGCCGGACCCGTTCACGCAACTGCTGATGGTCGGTCCGGCGCTGTTGTTGGCACCGGCCGTCGCGTGGTGGCTCGTCTACCGCGACGGCTTCGCTCGGGTGCAGGGACTCATCGAACCTGACGAGTGAATTTCAGAAACGAGGCAGAACCCACCGGTCGCGCAACCCTTTACTTTGCCTCGGTTCGCACGTGTGTGTATGCGAATTGCACTCCTCGGTGGGACTGGCGACATTGGTGAGGGACTCGCCCTTCGTTGGGCCTACCACACGGACCACGAGGTCATCATCGGGTCGCGTGACCCCGACAAGGCGCGAGCGAAGGCAGACGAGTACGAAACTGAACTCTCCAGTCGCGGCCTCGACGTGAAGGTAAACGGCTTCACGAACGCGATGGCTGCCGACCGCGCCACAGTGGTCGTCCTCGCTGTACCACCGTACCACGTTTCTGACACCATCGAGGCCGTCTCCGACTCACTTTCCGAAGACGACGTACTTGTCACGCCCGCAACGGGTATCAAGCGCGAGGAAGACGGGTTCCACTACCATCCACCGAAAGCCGGTAGTGTGACGGCGCTCGTCGCCGATGCGGTCCCCGACAACGTGCCTGTCGTCGGCGCATTCCACAACCTCGCGGCCGGCCGCCTCGCCGACCTCGACGCCGACCTCGGTATCGACACGCTCCTCGTCGCCGACGACCCCGACGCGAAAGAGACGGTTCGACTCCTTGCCGAAGGTATCGAGGGTCTCCGCGCGCTCGACGGCGGTGGTCTCGCCAATGCCGCAGAAATCGAGGCGCTCACGCCGCTTCTCATCAACATCGCACAGCACAACGACGGGCTTCACGACCTCGGCGTTCGGTTCCGGTAGCTGCCGTTTTACCCCTGCTGTCGCCGCCTGCGGTCTCTACTGCCACGGCCAACTGCGCGGCCACCGCGGTCGACCGTTCAGAACCGACTTTTCAATTCTTCGCGCAGGTCGTCGAGCGATGCGTCTTTCATCGACAGGAGGACGAGGAGGTGATAGACGAGGTCCGA
It includes:
- a CDS encoding VOC family protein, coding for MTDTATETPALTDATHPGRVALRVGSLDRVVPFYRDVVGLAVERYGSRAVLSAGNTPLVVLNEAPDAPPRAGDQAGLFHLAIRVPDRGALGDVLDRIRDGATLSGASDHLVSEALYLRDPEGNGVEIYRDRPREEWPTKDDGRVKMDTLPLDLDSVLADAHGDDRAPVGTDLGHVHLEVTDLGRALDFYVDALGMNLRDDGYPNAAFVAAGGYHHHVGLNRWNDRRAPAGESHGIQWFEVVVPDAETLTAVRDSLEEHGYAVEGDGDSLSVSDPDGIGVRVALEP
- a CDS encoding YbhB/YbcL family Raf kinase inhibitor-like protein: MIPDGSGDRRNGLKLRSPAFDKGSSIPRKYGYTNQNVSPPLQISGVPSDTASLALVMDDPDAVKPAGKVWDHWVVWNIDPETTDIAEGESPTGATEGKNSYGERGYGGPNPPDGEHTYRFLLYALDTTLDLSAGATKADLKTAISGHVLAETQLTGTYAP
- the rtcA gene encoding RNA 3'-terminal phosphate cyclase, whose product is MHRLDGAAGGGQLLRTALSLSLVTGESFEMDNIRGNRSTPGLRPQHVACVSVAGSVANADVDGEYEGSSRLQFSPDGIRADPVEASVGTAGSTTLVCETLLPVAVALDDPLSLTVTGGTDVRWSPPTDYLRHVKRPLCSTFGVDFDVNVSRRGFYPAGGGKLAVRINPAKPKSLDLLHCPQLDEIHVYSVASEALSDASVGERQVEGVRDALAGADIEAPVRSSVSAVESTSPGTAVVVVARSGDIVAGFDAYGERGVPAEAVGEKAAESFLDWYRGDAPVDHHMADQLLVWVALVGGRVRIPEVTEHVRTNLDVIRAFGYEVDVRDEGESAVVERVE
- a CDS encoding universal stress protein, with amino-acid sequence MHFVVAVDGSEAADRALDYALTMAEPQGAAVTIVHSVEPRVLVEGGEEPVVGVAGTGDRIVAESLEDAETRAGSVLEEAEAHATEAGVETTTELLYGDPVEALPSYVDDVDADGIFVGHRGLSKQYEGLVGSVAKELVERSPCPVTVVR
- a CDS encoding archaemetzincin family Zn-dependent metalloprotease — its product is MLVDIVPIGDISASVKREASAGLRSVYDCDVTVQSNQAIPEGAFDRSRNQYRAEQFIELASRVGRGEKNIGITAKDLYYRRRNYVFGLAYLNGNGSVISTHRLQTSTDGGITNKPAEEVLSDRIRKEVVHEIGHTLGLEHCDNNKCVMSFSPTVREVDVKEENLCGTCSRLVH
- a CDS encoding UPF0146 family protein, coding for MRDSLRDALVTRLMGYERVVEVGIGRKPAVAAELAEHGVEVVAVDVHDFPVPEDVQFVHDDVFARVDSSEPGPYEAVDAIYALNIPVELHRPTARIARRVGADFLFTTLGYDEPSIPVSRESLPGDTLFVADDSARDRGRGRGLDRSQE
- a CDS encoding TIGR01548 family HAD-type hydrolase; amino-acid sequence: MHADVVVLDIDGVLVDVADSYRRAIVESVERHYGTTISRDDVQLFKDAGGFNNDWELTYAAALYVLTARETGHSLAEFTDEIATRGGGLDAAEAVVESALDDPSVVFDEWDTEALRETFQALYLGGDLYRDLEGGEPPFEASGYIHDEPVILRQETLNAFGDREIGVVTGRPSAEADIALDRVDLDVDDDHRFTMDDWEEGKPHPAALVTVAERLGAESVVFVGDTLDDVKTALNADAADPERVYYGVGVLSGGLSGDEGRQKFSEIGASAVVEDVNEVPGLLD
- a CDS encoding DUF7534 family protein; amino-acid sequence: MGHFRAFLVTLLALDAVVFVVGSFLLPPDPFTQLLMVGPALLLAPAVAWWLVYRDGFARVQGLIEPDE
- the npdG gene encoding NADPH-dependent F420 reductase; this translates as MRIALLGGTGDIGEGLALRWAYHTDHEVIIGSRDPDKARAKADEYETELSSRGLDVKVNGFTNAMAADRATVVVLAVPPYHVSDTIEAVSDSLSEDDVLVTPATGIKREEDGFHYHPPKAGSVTALVADAVPDNVPVVGAFHNLAAGRLADLDADLGIDTLLVADDPDAKETVRLLAEGIEGLRALDGGGLANAAEIEALTPLLINIAQHNDGLHDLGVRFR